The proteins below come from a single Bubalus kerabau isolate K-KA32 ecotype Philippines breed swamp buffalo chromosome 19, PCC_UOA_SB_1v2, whole genome shotgun sequence genomic window:
- the LOC129633918 gene encoding cathepsin G-like, with translation MWLLLLLVAFLLSPRAQAGQIIGGREARPHSRPYMAYIQIRSPVGVKVCGGFLVREDFVMTAAHCLGSQINVILGAHNIRTLESTQQRIPVLRSIPHPRYSQQNKSNDIMLLQLANRAQPNRFVRPVPLPRTQNRLRPGTKCTVAGWGLIGLNTRTDTLQCVQLRVQRDRVCRRRFMFYNGRTQICVGDPRQRKSAFLGDSGGPLVCNNVAQGVVSYGDRMGTPPAVFTRISSFLPWIRRTMRRFQEWRPE, from the exons ATGTGGCTGCTCCTGCTCCTCGTGGCCTTTCTCCTGTCCCCCAGGGCTCAGGCAG GGCAGATCATCGGAGGCCGAGAGGCCAGGCCCCATTCCCGCCCCTACATGGCATATATTCAGATCCGAAGTCCAGTAGGTGTGAAAGTTTGTGGGGGGTTCCTGGTGCGTGAAGACTTCGTGATGACAGCAGCTCACTGCTTGGGAAG ccaaataaatgtcaTCCTGGGGGCCCACAACATCAGGACACTGGAAAGCACCCAGCAGCGCATCCCTGTGCTCAgatccatcccccaccccagatACAGTCAGCAGAACAAGAGCAATGACATCATGTTACTGCAG CTGGCAAACAGAGCTCAACCTAATCGATTTGTGAGGCCGGTGCCTCTGCCTCGGACTCAAAACAGACTGAGACCTGGGACCAAGTGCACCGTGGCTGGCTGGGGCCTGATCGGCCTGAACACAAGAACAGACACGCTTCAGTGTGTGCAGCTGAGGGTGCAGAGGGATAGGGTGTGCAGGAGACGCTTCATGTTTTACAATGGCCGGACACAGATTTGCGTGGGGGACCCAAGACAGAGGAAGTCTGCCTTTCTG GGGGACTCCGGTGGCCCCCTTGTGTGTAACAATGTGGCCCAGGGCGTTGTCTCCTATGGAGACAGGATGGGGACCCCTCCAGCAGTCTTCACCAGAATTTCCAGCTTCCTGCCCTGGATAAGGAGAACAATGAGACGCTTCCAAGAGTGGAGACCAGAGTGA